In the Hordeum vulgare subsp. vulgare chromosome 7H, MorexV3_pseudomolecules_assembly, whole genome shotgun sequence genome, one interval contains:
- the LOC123408960 gene encoding uncharacterized protein LOC123408960 has translation MASSTAGAGAAGGGGGRSRDIRLTVQEAAKKLSLWHTATFRPITTHDDLEPILAAAGFVALPLPPPPEPPQQQDQQQVRWREYAFLGCGGGGGGGNAVVGWLGPRPRLPYPRVDALHIRTYQAFLGAVEVYLGAARVPNLFHVRCMPVTTKQDRVFDKVFRAMRNDQDGIIVYRDGTLDEATFAAVCSEHTPIEDVGYHVIPGSVCSEFGYLRHSKIHGGNFDEETCKGCPGHKDVVRLKDLSPRSCRNMWV, from the exons ATGGCGTCGTCGACTGCCGGTGCGGGGGCcgccggcggagggggcggcaggaGCAGGGACATAAGGCTGACGGtgcaggaggcggccaagaagctgTCCCTGTGGCACACGGCCACGTTCCGCCCCATAACGACCCACGACGACCTGGAGCCCATCCTCGCCGCGGCCGGCTTCGTcgcgctgccgctgccgccgccgcccgagccgcccCAGCAGCAGGATCAGCAGCAGGTGCGCTGGAGGGAGTACGCCTTCctgggctgcggcggcggcggcggcggcggtaatGCGGTGGTGGGGTGGCTGGGCCCGCGGCCGCGGCTGCCGTACCCGCGCGTGGACGCGCTGCACATCCGCACGTACCAGGCCTTCCTCGGTGCCGTCGAGGTCTACCTCGGCGCCGCCCGTGTGCCCAACCTCTTCCACGTCAG ATGCATGCCAGTGACGACGAAGCAGGACAGGGTGTTCGACAAGGTCTTTCGGGCTATGAGGAACGACCAGGATGGTATCATCGTTTACAGGGACGGCACCCTTGACGAAGCCACATTCGCCGCTGTTTGTAGTGAACACACCCCCATCGAGGACGTCGGGTACCACGTCATCCCTGGCAGTGTTTGCAGCGAGTTCGGCTACCTTCGGCACAGCAAGATCCAtggtggtaacttcgatgaggagACCTGCAAGGGCTGTCCAGGCCACAAGGATGTCGTGCGGCTCAAGGACCTCTCCCCCAGATCCTGCAGAAACATGTGGGTCTAG
- the LOC123412550 gene encoding heavy metal-associated isoprenylated plant protein 28-like: MESTELKVEMVALHEKRVRKCLSKVKGVERVEVEASIQKVVVTGYANRNKILKALRRVGLRVELWSPRNELLSAYAAGSFAFNNYGFF; this comes from the exons ATGGAG AGCACCGAGCTGAAAGTGGAGATGGTGGCGCTGCATGAGAAGAGGGTACGGAAATGCCTGTCCAAAGTGAAAG GGGTGGAGAGGGTGGAGGTGGAGGCGAGCATCCAGAAGGTGGTGGTGACGGGGTACGCGAACCGGAACAAGATCCTCAAGGCGCTCAGGAGGGTGGGGCTCAGGGTGGAGCTCTGGTCGCCACGGAACGAGCTGCTCAGCGCCTACGCCGCCGGGAGCTTCGCCTTCAACAACTACGGCTTCTTCTGA